The window GAGGgacaagaaacagaaagcacaagCCGATTGAGTTTTAGAGGGCTTTCTGGCAATCAcccttaaaaattaaaaagggcaaagacacctttttttttcctcaggtatCTATCTTAGAGTTCTTCAGGTAGGGCATCCCCGTGTCTGCAGCAAAATGACTTCCCTCAAACTGCTTTGGGCCAAATAAAAGCAGTCATGAATAGGGCCACTGAAGTACATACGCTTACatggtttcttttccttccagtaaACAATGTAAACTACTAGCTGCATACTGACATAATTTCAATTACAATAATTCTACATTTCTAATCTCTGACATCTACTTTTGATTTGTAATCCTGATTCATAAGGGTACTGGCAGTAATAGATGACCAAGCttcaaaaaacaagaaagacaCTTGCCACATAGTGCTTTTTTCTAGTCCTTAGTTAGCAAGGAAAGATGTTTACCTACCTGAAGACTAACGTAACTCTGGATGTCAGAGAAAGTTTTTAAGCTGTGGATCTTCAGAGGACTCCTATCTCATCCATTGTCACTGGCATCTTGAAAAAGTGCCTCTTCCATTGGATGCAGCCAGTAAGTGATTGGAAAACCATGAAGATACAGAGAGGCACGATGCTCTGCATTGGAGCAAGGGGTCTGTGCACGGGGCCATGGTGAGAAGCAGATTGTTCCCCATCATTTGCCCGTAGTGCACCATCTTACCTGGTCCATTTTGACCCCTTAACAATTCCAGGATGTAATCAATCTTTCAGTGGCCTAtagatataaaaaataattgggaACGTAATTTGTATTGAAAATGTCAAGAAATGGTGTAAGTAGCCAACACAGAGTGTTTaattcccttttctcctctcagccttctgGACAGTGCCTGAAAGAACTTGCATCAGCTGATTAAGGGCATcctttaaataaagaaagagagTTTTCTCACAACACTGCAGTTTACTGACCCACATAATGGTTGAGCAACTGTCTCTGAAGCAGCTCATCTAAGAGCAACAGAAGTCACATTGTGACCTCCCTCTCCACACTATGTGGAAATCCTGAAGGATCCAGGAGCCTTCAAcatgcagccagccctgcaacCACCATCTGGAAGACAGCAGCCAGGAAACTCTGTGGGACCTTTGAGACTTTTGTCTTCAGCTTCAAAACTAACCCATAAAGAAAGGCATGGAGAAAGTGTTATCTGTTGTGggtctttgtgtgtgtgtatttttttttcccttgagttttgtttttctctcttattttcatttccagttttgGTCTTTGCTCTTGTGAGAGTGTCATTGCAAAACATGCCTTGTTATAGCAGTACAGTCGTTTATATTTCCAGTTGCTAAACTGTTTTTAATTCTCCTCTTCTAAACCTTCACTAGATCCAAAAAACATGGCtattgtgttggttttttttttttgtttgactcaaagaaaaaattcttatttgcgggagaaaaacatgactgCTGAGAAGGAGTGCCTGTAGGTTTCTGTGGCATAGGCACAGGCAAGTTGGCATGGGCAATTTCATTTAGGAAATCAGTTGTGTGGTTCAATTGAGTGGGGTCCAGCCGAGGTAAACATTCACCACATAGCAGAGTGGTTTATAGAGCAGGAGGAGAATGACCTCTGCTTATAGCAATGCATCCTGCACAAGCTCCCTCTCTTCTGCTATGACCTCAGTGAGTCTCACCACAAAGTACGTTATCTGTATCCTCTGGTGCATCCaagtttctttctcctctttcctaaGAAAAGGCTGAATCTGGAAAAATTATGGTTTGTGTTTTGCAGTACACTCACAGAAAACATGACAGCTGACTGAGGGAAATTCTGtgttaaacagaaaaataaacttgcTCCCAGAGATCTGCGGTAAAGAAGATCAAAGTGTAcaagcttaaaataaaacatagcaaaaaaaaaaggggaaaccAGAAGACAGcaatcatactttttttttttttttttcatgtaagaGCTGAAGAGTTTTACACCTTCTCCACCAAAAGAGCACTCTTTGGAATCATTCAGAAAGGAGAGTGAAGCACCTTGGGTGGCATGGTGTGAAGGCTTCTCCCAGATACATGGAAATAGCACAGGAAAAACACAAAGGCACTGCTAACCATCAGCTGCAAGCCAGTAGATGTAGGAACAGTTCTCTCACCTATAAATGAGAAATACTTGGGGATAGAGCCTTGGCTGTTAAACAAGATTATATAGGTTCACTATGTGAATTCAGTCACAGAAGTGTTCTGCTTATCAGATGAGTcatagggcttttttttcctaaatagatacttttttttttctcttgaccAAACCATGTGACACGTAGCCTCAACTCTTTAAGCCCCGTAGGATTACTTTCAGTTGTCTTTCACTATGGTTCCTGTTACACGGTGGAAGGTTGCCCATTTCATCACTTCTGGTAGATGACATCATTGCGCTGTCTGTCTCCGCCACCTACTCCTCCTGTGTCaccctctcctcttcctctgctttcaaTTCCCCATCTTCTTCCCTGTTCAGCTAAGGGCAAGCATTCCTCTCTCCTCTGTGCCAGTTGTTCTGGACACTCTGGCCCTTTGTAGTCCATGGATTCTGTGCCCCTCCCATGGCATACCCAGTAATCTCGAACCTCACCACATTCACGGTTAACCAGAGGTATGTCATAACATGCTTCTGGTTGCTAACAGCTGTTAAAGCACAGAGAAGTATTTCCACTAGTTGATGGGAAAATGTGAGATTAACTTTCTCAAAAATCTCTCTTGAAACTTCTTCCTGTTTTACTGTTACTTGGGGAGCACTGGAGGAGgcactgcagtgttttcaacctctaaaatacttctttaatttttccttcttacagcATCATGGAGGTCTGCATATTCTTTCTTTATGCCATAATACTTCTCCCAGGTAAGAAGCAGatttttaattgtaaaaatTGTTTAGATTATTTGTGTCCTTCTATGTGatacatttacatttacttTGATGCTCCTTTAGTAGTAATTAACAATTTCAGTTGTACAATTAAGGTCATATAATCTATGTGATACGTATTTAAACTGTGAGCAGGGACTCTATAAAAGTACTTTCTCTCTTCAATTTTATATCTTTATGTTACACATTATTCGTGTTGCTCTTAAATTTTcaatttaaatctatttttgagAACGTGTGCATATCCCCTCTGTATATAAGAGAGGACAGCAGTATTGACTAAAGACTAACAGCTTGATAAGGAATAAATGGAGTTTTAGGCAGCTGTGGAGATCACTGCAGTCTTTTGCTCCAGAAAATCAGTCAAAACTTTGATTCAGGAGAGAAACTGAATCTTCTGAACACAGCAAATGTGTTTGTATCTGCTAGAACAGAGGTCTGCATTTCTCATCACAAGAAAAGCCTGTTCTCCCAGCCCATCACTACCCCATAATATCAGTGGATATAGGCTGTGATGTAAGTAGGAGAAAAATCATCCTGTGTGTAATACAGACCATTCTTTTGATGCATGAAGGCATAATCATGTTTACTGACTATTTCTGTTAACAAGTTCAGTAACAGAACTGTTAAATCCGACATTTAATTTGCCATTAAACTCTAGATTAATTACAGAACAGTTAAATCTGACATTTAATTTGTCATTAAACTCTAGATTAACtcttcagtgaaacagaaatcttttcctgtttctgacCTCCTGGCCATACATTCCCCAGGCACCAACATTTACCACACATGCTGCATTTACACTGTCTTCaaaactgcagcactgtgttgtTTCCTGAAGAGAATGAACTCAAGTTTTCAAATTATGCAGCTGCCTCATTCACGACAGAATCTGATTGCATACACATTCGAGAACCGGGTGGAGCTGTGGCCTTTTGCCTGAAGTTAAATCTTCCAAAATACAGACTCTCCCCGGCTCTGAGCGGTAAGCCTGCCTTGGAAGGTGAAAtataggaaggaaaacaagaaacagaTTTATGATCTGAATGCCACAAGACTAAGTGCATTGGTGTGAAGAAGTATGTATCCTCCTATAGCTAGTGGGAGAATTTGTCTAAATGCTGGTGGGTTTGTGCTACTGTCACTAAGTGTTGCCTCCACGACTGCAAGCATTTGGTATTCTTTTGCAGCTGATGGAAATCttaatttcttctctctctctttttttttttaattgaaggtATTGCTGCCAACGTACATCACGTGAAGTCATTTCTCAATCACACTGCATACCTATCTTGCTACTTCCCAAACTCTCAGAAAACTGACATAAATAATGTAATAGTTTTTTGGCAAAAAGGTACGGGTGAAGTGGTACATGAAGTTTACCTTGGCCAGGAAAAACACGATCACCTTAATTCTAAGTACATAAATCGTACCAAGATGGATATGGACAAATGGACCTTGCAATTGTTAAATGTAGGGATTGTGGATGAGGGGCAGTATAAGTGTATTATTATGCACGTGGACAAGGGACCAAAAAAGCTCATACACGAATCTGAGTGCTTACTGAACATCACTGGTAAGTAATTTTTCCTTATTGTCATCTGgccatttttttgttgttgttgttttgtgagcttgtttgtttgttttctttactttttagGTCTCTGTCACTTTCTTTAGTTCAGGCATGGACTGTTCCCATGCCACTAGAGGTTTACCTGCAGTGGAGAGAATTTCTAAAGTGGATAAAAGtgtttcttctcagtttctttctctttcttagaAAATTCTCATTGTGAATTTGGTGGAAGTGATcagaagaagtagaaaaaatgaggaaataatttGCTCAATATTACACATTCCTGACTCCCACCCTGTCACACTCTATAGTGAAAACCACCCTGCCTTCTTCATCTTGCTCCCTGCAAGTTTCATGGCTTCTAGGACtccagaaaatacagtttttatttgcatttgaagCACTGCCTTCTATTAAAAGGAACAGCATTAAGAATGTTGGTGGTAAATTACAGTTGAAACATAAAAAGATTTGTGCAAATATTCAGCTATTTTATGATGATAAAAATCATAGGGAAAATGTAGAAAAGAGCAGCTAATATGTGGAGGAGTAGAACATCATATGGCAGTTATGGCAGGACTGAAAATCTCTACAGAAACAATGCAGGCATTGGTCAGACTCAGCTTGATTTCTTGCACATTATCAGAGGCAAGGACAGACTACAGGTGAGTAGGGTTCAGTGAGGAAGTAATCTTTTGCTAgtattttttaagatttttaagAATTACATCTTTTTataatgtttttctattttatatcattttcttGGTAACCTTTGTCTGTATGGTCTCTCTTCCATTTGGACAGTGGTAATCATAAATAACAGCAGCTTCTGATTTTCACTGGTGTTCTcagacttcaaaagaaaataggCCATGTGCAACAGCAGCCAGAAAGATTACCAGGATGCTTGAGCCTATTTAGCATTGTACTACCAGCAAGTGTTCCCTTGATTCACAAGCAAATAGGAAACATAGGTTGTTAATTCCAATTCTCACAGAATTTACATGATGAATATTTTCAGCAGTTTCAGACCTCAGAGACTCACAATTTGCACTCAATAGGAAGACCACAATTAATTTAACACGTTATAGAAGTCTCATACATAGGCATTAAAACTCTCCCAAACCTTTGATATAGGAAGcctgtttaaaataatttgcttctgtgtttctttcGAATGTTTCTCTTCGGTAACTTCCCAGAAGAAGGTAGAGTACAGAggtcaattaaaataaaaaataattagaaaaaatacaaatgttggAGTGTACCTCTGCTTGTTTCTTAACTTCATAGAATATATGGAAGGCTACTTTTGTAGTATGAAGTTTCACACTTAAAGTGGACTTAAGAAAGTTTGAGCGTATACAAGAGTGAAAGGTCAGTCAAACAAAACTCTCCCTTAGTGACCAAATCTATTCCAAAATACCAAAGTATCTTCTAATATAGCTTAGgtgtgttatttatttatgtatatatgtatgtatcaGGACAAGGTACAGGTAGATGGATATATAGGATATGTATTGTTTACAGACAAGATTATTTATGTAAGAACAATGAACACAGATCCAGATTCTCCAGAAAGATTCTCCAGAAAGAGAGGGCTTCATAATGAGAAGTTTTGTCATGTAAAACAGACAGGTAGGGATCATGTTGAGAAGCTGCTTAACTGGAAATTCTGATGTTTAGATAGTACATCTCTAGTTCTTACTTAAGATGGATCCATAAGGGAAGCAGATGAGACAAGGAAAGCTATTTCAAaacgtgctgctgctgttggtggTGAAACTGTGCCAGAATATATACTACAGTATCTGTCCTCATTTTCAAGGGGATGTTGAAAAActtaaaagcatgaaaaaaatctcttctaaaGTTATCTGgtggctgaaaaaaaatgcagttcaaCGAGAGATGTTAAATGATCAATCTGATTACCTTCTAACAAAGAAGACTGCGGAGACTCTTGTTTTCAGAGAGTGGCAACCCAAAATACACATACAATATTGGATACTTAAAAGGGTAATTAATTCAGTGAAGATATAAGAACCATTAGTGGCTGGAAACAGATGAGAATTAAACCACGTCATTTCAGGATGCATAAACAAAACAAGTCAGAGCGATAACACCgcttgaaaaatattaaagtcTTGATGGATCTACTGTCTCTTGAGGTATTTCAGTCTGTAGCCTATTTGTAAGACACATTATCTCCAGTTACAGATTCAAATTCACTGGGGCTAGGCTTAGAGCCTGGATCTAACACTTCAAGTGTGTATATAGAAGAATCAGACCCTCCATTACACTCATATCTCCTTACCTCTTCTCCGTATAGTTTTTAGTACTAAAAGACTTTAGCACCaacattcttcagtattttcaatGAAGTTTTGAGCCTGaaacttcttttgctttgatTAAAAGCTTTCATTATCCTTTGTATCACATGTTTAAACAGTTCTGTCCAGTCCTTTTTCACCAATTATTTCTTGCTTGGGAaactctttttttaaagcaacagaGAAGTTCTTCATTGAGTAAGATCCAATGGCACAGAGTAAAGGAACCTGTACTGTAGCCACTTCCACATAAAAAGTCGAGCGAAGCAGGCACGGTTTGTTTATTATGAGGTATCAGTTGATCTAGAGAAGGTGAGAGAGACATAGTCTCACTGTCTGGCTGATATGACCTATGTCATTGAAACACTCCAAAGGCAAGGAGCAGCAAGTCTGTGTGCAGCAAAAACATAATAAATCCTTCTTAGGACCCACACTGCTTTCCTAGGAAGACTTTCTAGGTTTGATTTCACATGAAAATCTCAAGATATTGACAGGGACTGTCACAGGACATAGTATGTCTGACTCATGATGCTTTTTCTTTGGTCTGTTTCAGCCAACTATAGTCAACCTGTGATAGCACAGCTACACACTGGGGAACCAAAGCCCAATGAAAACCTGAATCTTTCCTGTTCTTCCAGCGGAGGTTATCCAGAGCCCAAGCAGATGATTTGGCTAATTTCAAGTGAAAACATAACAGATAGGCTTATACGACACATGGATGTCTTACAGGATGCTGTCACAAAGCTGTATAATGTTACCAGCAAGCTGAATATCCCAGTTCCTACAAATACACTCACTAATATTAGCTGTTTGCTTcaccttggagagcagcaggggaGCCTTGTCTCAGTGCCGCTAGTCATAGGTGAGTTTTCGTTTGCTCATTCTAATTTTTTGCGTGGGTAGGAGTTGGGAAAGCTTCATTAGAAATGAGCACAGGTGGCAGCATAGTCAAAGCAGAGAGTAAACCCTAAGTAGCAGAAGGGGCTACTTACAAGGCTTCTGTGTTTGCCATCCTGTTCACTGATAATCATGGCCACCAAAttccctcttctgttttttttccatgggaaGCCTTATTACAGAAAGGAGAgcacagaaagaaggaaggctactgctgcacagaacagagcacagccctgttcACCCATCCCccaaatgctgctgcagcagcaaagcaaactgaATGCATGGATTAGGCTTCAACCTGTCTCTGAAGGTGACATTTAGCTGTTCAGATAGAGCCTGCTGGATCACGGAGAACTGCTGAGGTTTAAGAAGCATCTGGAAATCAGCCTGCTTAAAGCAGGGTCAGTAGGCAGCCTGGGGCCTTATCCAGTTAAGTTTTAAATATCTCTcaggatggagactccacaaacTCTTTCAACAAATTGTTCCAGCATTTGACCATTCTCACactacaaatgttttttttctgacatctAAGTGCTTGAGCTGCTGCTCCTAATCTCTTTCTAGAGAGAGGCAGAAGGCTGAACAGAAGAGTCCCTTGGACCAAATTTGGCTCACAAACTGTAAAATAGACTGTACAAAGCTGAAATGTAAAGGCCACAAAACTTTGATGGGTTTTGGAAGTATTCCTAGTGGTTTCCACAACATTTGGCAGAATGCAGTGTGAATTCCAAAATGAccatttggggatttttttttctctgggatTGTGCCTCTTTTCAGACATCTCTTGCAATAAATTCAGACTCTGTGCCATCCCGAATGTTCCCCGATGATCACAGTGTCAGTTGTGTGTAGATATTCTTCATGTGCCTCACAGTTTACTTTACCCTTTCTAACTGAAAAACTACATGCCAAAGTGAGCACCCATGAATATCATGATGCTGTAACATTCTCCTGGATTCTGGGCCCCATTACAAATAAGCCAATTGCCTAGAGATGGGGAACAAGAAAGCAAATTTATCTCTCTCAGTCCTAATTATCTATATTCCCAGGtactttatcatttttattgctgAACAACTCCATGTATATTTAACCAGGCCATGGCTAAGTAAGAGAGATTAGGAGGCATGTATGAATTCTGTTCTCCGAGTGTTACGTAACAGAGCACTGCACAGACCACCAGAAGAGAAGGTGCCATAGGCAACAATTCTCCAGCTGCAACTCTAGCAGTTTAGAACTTGGTGCCTGAGTACCAACAAGATTTAATTGCAAGAATATTATCAGAGTTCCATATGAATTATCCTTTCTTTAAACTAAAACTGtaagtgttttatttcctaGGACAGGAAAACAGTTTTGATATGTTTTTATTCATAAGCTATGGCGCAAATATATCAAAATAGAATTGGTTCCTACTTCAGTCATTTGCCTTGCACATCTCCTTTAAGACTGTGTTGAATGTGGAGTGCTGTTCTTCCCCTGGTGGAAACAAGAAACTCAAAGGGACTGGTAACATTGCAGAACGCCTATTAGAGAAGAAGCTTACTACTTACTTACAGGCTTCCCTATTTACTACTTACTTACTACTCCAGATGAAAAAAAGGCTTGCCACTCATTCCCAAAGAAGATCTACAAATCAGTTTTCTTCACTTAACTTTAACTAGAGGGTTAAGTCATCACTGCTATAGATGGCAAACTGGCTTTGATGTCCTTCCATTCCAGCACttgtaaataatattaaattatAATACAGAAGTCTGAGGTTTGCAAAGCTCTACATGTTGCTCAAGCGTATTAACGCCACTAATATTAGCCATAACTACTAATGCATCCTTCTCTTCCCTATTCAGTTCTTCTCATCCCTGACTTTAAAAAGTAGCCACCTAATAAACAGTAATGGTGAATAAGAAACTAGCAactctacaggaaaaaaaaaaaaaaaaaaaccctttattCAATGACAGTTGCAGCTGTGTCACTTGCTATCCCTAGCAACCAAAACCTCAAGAGCACAATaaccagaaagagaaggaaactccCGTACATTCCATCTCTCTCACGTCCCTTAGAGCTTTTCATTAAGCTTTGATCTTAGTTCCAACAGTTACCAAATAATAACATATCCCAGGTTATTTAAATTTTCACAGTACCAGAGTAGTAGTAGCCTAGCACTGGCATCATGGGCTCTTGTATTAATCAAGCTGCCAATATTTCATATAACCCAAACATCAGAAATAGCACTTTTCCTTACTGTTGCTGAAATGGTTGTTAAGCCTTGGGGCACCTGCTAGTTattgggggaaaagaaaaaaaaaaccatacgGAGAGTGATTTCCTAGCATTATTAAATATtgtaaaagcaaagaacaaTTAGGGCCCTTCCATTAACTTCTAATTTACATAAATTTGAGTTAGGATGGGTTAAGCTAATCGTCAGTAAATTAAATCTTTGTTATATGCATCTCCTCTTATTCAGAGATACCGGCAGAAGAAATGGAACCGGTGAAGGTAAATTTCTTTGGCCCACTTGTAGCTGTAATTTTACTGGTCACGCTTCTTCTGGGTTTTTTGATattgaagaacagaaatatctCATCTACCAGCCAGAGTAAGTAGTTACTTCTCACTCAGCTCTCCCCTAAATCAcaggctttgctttgtttttccatgaACCCCTTGCCTACATTCCGCTGCTGACAGAAAGCTGAGTTTTACGCTGGACTCAAACTTCCTTGGACAAATTAGTTCCTGAAATATCTCACCCATCCAGCAGTAAATCCAAACACCTTTCTCCTGTCTCATCCTGTAATCCATTTGtccttctctgtgctctgtTAGACTGCCATGGCACAAGCTTACTATTTTCTCCTGCAGCTTCATCTTTTATTATGGCTTATTGGTAGATTTGGCTCCTAAAATCACTGATTTatataaatctttttttgtcCATCACCATTTGTAAGAAAAGTAAGAATTTGTAAGAAAAgtggagctgggagaggggtGAGACAAGATTTGCGTTACGTACAGGCAGTTCTGTCGTCACAGAGGTGAAGGATCCAACGTATTGCTCCACCACAGGCTGCCCAACACTAGACTGGAAGAACCATCCTTACACCAAAAACAGGAAGTGACCTTTGCATTccatttctctgttttattgCAGCACTAGGTCTCATCAGTCCAGGCTTTATTCTGCACTGAGAGGATGATTATGCTGACATCATAATCTATCCCCTCTTGTATTAAGAAGGAAATTAATTCCTCAGAGTCAGTCCTGCTTCCTTGCACACCCAAGGGTCCTGAGGcccttctcattctttttccaaATCCTGTGATAACAGGACATTTATCACCAACTATTTCAGCTCCTATCTCTCATATTTCTGTAAATCACATGTTCATCTATTTCAGGTGTCAGTCTCGCAGTCTAAAAGATATCCAGCTTGAAATAGAGGCCAGCAGCTATAGACTGCTGACTGGGAACCATTTCTGCACATAGTGAGGCCTGAGGTCCCGTTCTTTCAGATGCTGCCAGAACAAGAATCCTCTCCAAACACTCTGCAGAACAACATGCAATAATTTCGTCTGATGACTGAAGTCCACTGTCCAGtgttccttgcttttatttttgctacagAACAGTAGCAAATACAA of the Gallus gallus isolate bGalGal1 chromosome 1, bGalGal1.mat.broiler.GRCg7b, whole genome shotgun sequence genome contains:
- the CD86 gene encoding T-lymphocyte activation antigen CD86 precursor, translating into MEVCIFFLYAIILLPGIAANVHHVKSFLNHTAYLSCYFPNSQKTDINNVIVFWQKGTGEVVHEVYLGQEKHDHLNSKYINRTKMDMDKWTLQLLNVGIVDEGQYKCIIMHVDKGPKKLIHESECLLNITANYSQPVIAQLHTGEPKPNENLNLSCSSSGGYPEPKQMIWLISSENITDRLIRHMDVLQDAVTKLYNVTSKLNIPVPTNTLTNISCLLHLGEQQGSLVSVPLVIEIPAEEMEPVKVNFFGPLVAVILLVTLLLGFLILKNRNISSTSQSVSLAV
- the CD86 gene encoding T-lymphocyte activation antigen CD86 isoform X2, producing MAYPVISNLTTFTVNQSIMEVCIFFLYAIILLPGIAANVHHVKSFLNHTAYLSCYFPNSQKTDINNVIVFWQKGTGEVVHEVYLGQEKHDHLNSKYINRTKMDMDKWTLQLLNVGIVDEGQYKCIIMHVDKGPKKLIHESECLLNITANYSQPVIAQLHTGEPKPNENLNLSCSSSGGYPEPKQMIWLISSENITDRLIRHMDVLQDAVTKLYNVTSKLNIPVPTNTLTNISCLLHLGEQQGSLVSVPLVIEIPAEEMEPVKVNFFGPLVAVILLVTLLLGFLILKNRNISSTSQSVSLAV
- the CD86 gene encoding T-lymphocyte activation antigen CD86 isoform X1; protein product: MQPALQPPSGRQQPGNSVGPLRLLSSASKLTHKESIMEVCIFFLYAIILLPGIAANVHHVKSFLNHTAYLSCYFPNSQKTDINNVIVFWQKGTGEVVHEVYLGQEKHDHLNSKYINRTKMDMDKWTLQLLNVGIVDEGQYKCIIMHVDKGPKKLIHESECLLNITANYSQPVIAQLHTGEPKPNENLNLSCSSSGGYPEPKQMIWLISSENITDRLIRHMDVLQDAVTKLYNVTSKLNIPVPTNTLTNISCLLHLGEQQGSLVSVPLVIEIPAEEMEPVKVNFFGPLVAVILLVTLLLGFLILKNRNISSTSQSVSLAV